In one Dreissena polymorpha isolate Duluth1 chromosome 7, UMN_Dpol_1.0, whole genome shotgun sequence genomic region, the following are encoded:
- the LOC127839954 gene encoding uncharacterized protein LOC127839954 — translation MVQTKEQYTYLHEALAEALLVGTHHVVTRQFESVHQFMIGKDRNLTTTRLEKQFELCMRSVESREGHLLPVASQEAEYGNIGGNLAEIDSYRPQHYRRSEPPAEINLPVS, via the exons ATGGTCCAAACAAAG GAACAATACACCTATCTACATGAGGCCCTGGCTGAAGCTCTTTTGGTTGGGACACATCACGTGGTGACCCGACAGTTCGAAAGTGTCCACCAGTTCATGATTGGAAAAGACAGAAATTTGACAACTACACGACTGGAAAAACAGTtcgaa TTGTGCATGCGTAGTGTTGAAAGTCGTGAAGGACATTTGCTACCAGTGGCAAGTCAAGAGGCAGAATATGGCAATATTGGGGGAAACTTGGCTGAAA tAGATTCATATCGGCCTCAACATTATAGGAGGAGTGAACCACCAGCTGAAATAAATCTCCCTGTAAGTTAG